Sequence from the Symbiopectobacterium purcellii genome:
GATGCGGCAGTTCCTGACTGACGATTTCCAGCAACGCATCGCGCGCCGCATCTGGCGCATTTCCTACCCACGCCACCGCCAGCGGTAAGGCAGTAAACGCCCCTTCACCATGATCGATAGTCACAAAACGCACGTGCGGGGTTGCCATGCGCGCCGCCCAGCGCGGCATGATGGCTCCCCCCACTTTGCTTGCCACCATACTGAGGATGGTTTGTTTTTCATCGACAAGTTGCACAATATGCGGTTTAAGCCCGGCCGCGTTGAACAGCTTGATGGTGACATCGTGGCTGTGCGGTCGTGCGCGGCGCGCCGGTACGATCAGCGGCAGCGTGGCGATATCCTCAATGGTCACGCTGCGGCGCGTCGCTAACGGATGGCGCTCGGCGATGGCGAGCACCACATTTTCATGGAGCAGAAAGCGGGTAGTGAGTTGCGGATCGCTCTCTTTCATCGGGCGGATAAATGCCATATCCAGTTGGCCGGATTTCAACTTGGGCAGCAGTTGCGCCGTTTTGTTTTCATCGATGCGCACATCCACATCGGGGCAGGCGTGACGAAATGCGGGTAGCAGGTGAGGCACCAGCGCAATCGCCGCGCTGTCGATGGCCCCAATGCGCAGGGTGTGTGCCTGAAGGCGTCCCTGACGGCGAAAGTGGGCTTCCAGCGCATCCACCTCAGCCACGATTTTCTTCCCTTCTTCCAACAGCTTGTGGCCGTGTGCCGTAAGCGCCACGCTGCGCGTGGAGCGCACAAACAGACGCACATTGAGGCTTTCTTCCAACAGGCGGATATGACGTCCGAGGGCGG
This genomic interval carries:
- a CDS encoding LysR family transcriptional regulator → MELRQLRCFIAVADALHFGHAAQQLDMLPSALGRHIRLLEESLNVRLFVRSTRSVALTAHGHKLLEEGKKIVAEVDALEAHFRRQGRLQAHTLRIGAIDSAAIALVPHLLPAFRHACPDVDVRIDENKTAQLLPKLKSGQLDMAFIRPMKESDPQLTTRFLLHENVVLAIAERHPLATRRSVTIEDIATLPLIVPARRARPHSHDVTIKLFNAAGLKPHIVQLVDEKQTILSMVASKVGGAIMPRWAARMATPHVRFVTIDHGEGAFTALPLAVAWVGNAPDAARDALLEIVSQELPHLIRQLC